A window of the Cystobacter fuscus genome harbors these coding sequences:
- a CDS encoding LysR family transcriptional regulator encodes MKTAVLPHLQVFLDVARLRSFSAAARELGVSTAAVSHSVRQLEGQLRVVLLTRTTRSVALTEAGRRLVEGAGPGLGQAFEALKEVSAQPGEVVGQLRLTVPGVAVPYVITPVLPTFRARHPRVEVEVVVENRFVDIVAEGYDAGVRLSEAIERDMVQVRLSNAFRFVVVGAPGYLERHGTPERPEDLLRHECFTLRVPTTGALFAWELERGRKNWRVPVRGSIVTNDNALRLSLVEQGLGLTYAFEPALEDQLRTGRLVRVLEAYAPTVPGFFLYFPSRAQRSGPLRLFLETAKELLMQKG; translated from the coding sequence ATGAAGACGGCCGTCCTCCCGCACCTCCAGGTATTCCTCGATGTGGCGCGCCTGCGCAGCTTCAGCGCCGCGGCACGCGAGCTGGGCGTCTCCACGGCCGCGGTCAGTCACTCCGTGCGCCAGCTCGAGGGACAACTGCGTGTCGTGCTGCTCACCCGCACCACGCGCAGCGTGGCACTGACGGAAGCGGGGCGGCGCCTGGTAGAGGGCGCGGGGCCCGGGCTGGGCCAGGCGTTCGAGGCCCTCAAGGAGGTGTCGGCCCAGCCGGGAGAAGTCGTGGGGCAGCTGCGGCTGACGGTGCCGGGGGTCGCGGTGCCCTACGTCATCACCCCGGTGCTTCCTACCTTCCGCGCGCGCCACCCTCGGGTGGAGGTGGAGGTCGTCGTCGAGAATCGCTTCGTGGACATCGTGGCGGAGGGCTACGACGCGGGCGTGCGTCTGAGCGAGGCCATCGAGCGCGACATGGTGCAGGTGCGGCTCTCCAACGCCTTCCGCTTCGTGGTGGTGGGTGCGCCCGGCTACCTCGAGCGGCATGGGACGCCCGAGCGCCCCGAGGACCTGCTGCGCCACGAGTGCTTCACCCTCCGCGTGCCGACGACGGGGGCGCTCTTCGCCTGGGAGCTGGAGCGCGGGCGCAAGAACTGGCGCGTGCCGGTGCGCGGGAGCATCGTCACCAACGACAACGCGCTGAGGCTGTCCCTGGTGGAACAGGGCCTGGGGCTGACGTACGCCTTCGAGCCAGCGCTGGAGGATCAGCTGCGCACCGGGCGGCTCGTGCGGGTGCTCGAGGCCTATGCCCCTACCGTCCCAGGCTTCTTCCTCTACTTTCCCAGCCGTGCGCAGCGCTCCGGGCCACTCCGGCTCTTCCTCGAGACGGCCAAGGAGCTGCTGATGCAGAAAGGATGA
- a CDS encoding DUF6310 domain-containing protein produces the protein MRFRACIALLLYVSACATSAPSPREPAARDPRLANLQRAATLPWTDGGRCAVREASEPWPVLAERCYQALDHDRLEFHDLTGRCALASAGAAAMGLGVCVLAAPELVVGAVVVAGVVVVGFAIKEALEAYEKRGRPQVRPPTLPVPETQPVPEARPVPEVKPVPEVKPAPQETSPEKGPKPEPKGPDFFPPLEPPEALERERRRRCEPIPVPHEGKDDAHNQCADQFPPNRYPGMDVLVDGVSFDALQVGVRVLWEIKTHQFDTYPDFIQDKEIDKEMKQLDKERKAAAACGYDFVVGVSTDAHKLALLKRDSTFKIAVTGCKR, from the coding sequence ATGCGTTTCCGAGCGTGCATCGCCCTGCTGCTCTACGTCTCCGCCTGCGCTACGTCAGCGCCGAGCCCAAGAGAGCCAGCGGCCCGAGACCCGAGGCTCGCCAACCTCCAGCGAGCGGCGACGCTGCCCTGGACGGACGGGGGGCGGTGTGCCGTCCGCGAAGCTTCCGAGCCCTGGCCCGTGCTGGCGGAGCGGTGCTATCAGGCCCTCGACCATGACCGGCTCGAGTTTCACGACCTCACGGGACGATGCGCGTTGGCCTCCGCGGGCGCCGCGGCCATGGGGCTCGGGGTCTGCGTCCTCGCGGCGCCGGAGCTCGTGGTGGGCGCGGTAGTTGTGGCGGGCGTGGTGGTGGTGGGCTTCGCCATCAAAGAGGCCCTGGAGGCTTACGAGAAGAGGGGCCGTCCCCAGGTTCGGCCGCCTACGCTGCCGGTGCCGGAGACGCAGCCGGTGCCGGAAGCGCGGCCCGTGCCTGAAGTGAAGCCCGTGCCTGAAGTGAAGCCCGCCCCGCAGGAGACCTCGCCGGAAAAAGGGCCCAAGCCGGAGCCCAAGGGGCCGGATTTTTTCCCGCCGCTGGAGCCACCCGAGGCTTTGGAGCGAGAACGCCGCCGCAGGTGCGAACCCATCCCGGTGCCACACGAGGGCAAGGATGACGCACATAACCAGTGCGCCGATCAGTTTCCGCCCAACCGCTATCCCGGAATGGACGTGCTCGTGGACGGTGTGAGCTTCGATGCGCTGCAAGTCGGCGTGCGTGTGCTGTGGGAGATCAAGACCCATCAATTTGATACGTACCCTGACTTTATCCAGGACAAGGAGATTGATAAGGAAATGAAGCAACTGGACAAGGAGCGAAAAGCTGCGGCGGCATGTGGATATGACTTCGTAGTTGGCGTGAGCACCGACGCGCACAAACTCGCGCTGCTCAAGCGAGATTCCACCTTCAAGATCGCCGTCACGGGGTGCAAACGATGA
- a CDS encoding DUF5953 family protein: protein MTTRKRLGIVVYAPALVGNDRRALDSVHGMERALPGLRLEWRVTERRRLAALPQRDAWLVERIEDGGFPLLCNGDESYPVTVSGRGRSGLFSPGGQDQLEVHARLPLDEPVIASAAAVLEGVAEGACALWGRATPDDAEGDIAYQTAPTLEGPPSPRRGLPALKLFEHIRSPEIPYYLGWLNYWSAAAARAIGFPDPARDAELLSRSRRTVTGGWVVQLTDAPLDLDNPAHLDALKRAYERFPEIGGRSAP from the coding sequence ATGACTACGCGAAAAAGACTCGGAATCGTCGTCTACGCGCCTGCGCTCGTGGGCAACGACCGCCGCGCGCTTGATAGCGTCCATGGAATGGAAAGGGCGCTCCCCGGCTTGCGCTTGGAGTGGAGAGTTACCGAGAGGCGACGGCTTGCCGCGTTGCCGCAGCGCGACGCGTGGCTCGTAGAAAGGATTGAGGACGGGGGATTCCCGCTCCTGTGCAATGGCGACGAGAGCTATCCCGTGACGGTTTCGGGAAGGGGGAGATCGGGACTCTTCAGCCCAGGCGGTCAGGACCAGCTTGAAGTGCATGCAAGACTGCCACTGGACGAGCCCGTGATCGCGTCAGCGGCGGCTGTGCTTGAGGGCGTGGCGGAGGGGGCGTGTGCGCTATGGGGGCGTGCGACGCCAGACGACGCTGAAGGGGACATCGCGTATCAGACAGCACCCACGCTTGAAGGGCCGCCGTCCCCACGCCGGGGGTTGCCCGCCCTCAAGCTCTTCGAGCACATCCGCTCGCCAGAGATTCCCTACTACCTTGGATGGCTGAACTACTGGTCGGCCGCTGCCGCACGGGCTATCGGCTTTCCGGACCCGGCCCGCGACGCGGAGCTACTGTCACGCTCACGGCGTACCGTGACGGGAGGGTGGGTTGTACAGCTCACCGATGCGCCGCTCGACCTGGACAACCCCGCGCACCTGGACGCGCTCAAACGGGCCTACGAGCGCTTCCCAGAGATCGGCGGGCGCTCGGCCCCGTGA
- a CDS encoding DUF2381 family protein, whose product MASKKLGSWVREQPANALRLDEAWSYSYTVKGETRPASVAVRLGLSNPGAEPWTLAGAALVDSTGEEVELSRWQEAPIPANGAGAVVVGIEGNPQLGYPCTLKLWEAGGPRTVTLGNVTFPVSQKAAP is encoded by the coding sequence GTGGCGTCCAAGAAGCTTGGCTCGTGGGTGAGGGAGCAGCCAGCAAACGCGCTGCGGCTCGATGAAGCCTGGAGCTACAGCTACACCGTTAAGGGCGAGACCCGCCCGGCAAGCGTGGCTGTGCGGCTGGGCCTCTCCAACCCCGGCGCTGAGCCCTGGACGCTGGCGGGGGCGGCGTTGGTGGACTCTACGGGGGAAGAGGTGGAACTTTCCCGGTGGCAAGAGGCACCCATTCCCGCGAATGGTGCCGGTGCCGTCGTGGTGGGCATCGAGGGGAACCCGCAGCTCGGCTACCCCTGTACCCTCAAACTCTGGGAGGCAGGGGGGCCACGCACCGTCACCCTTGGGAACGTCACCTTCCCGGTGAGCCAGAAGGCGGCGCCCTGA
- a CDS encoding NUDIX hydrolase — MLSFDTPTHRFHLRAAAVIRQGTRVLLHRLESDTIWALPGGRVEPGEESAATVLRELREELGLEAAVCRLLWVAENFFPHAGRHYHELGMYFEVTLPDDSPVLTGPGPYFGSESGVVLRFQWFALEELERLDVRPAFLKRALGSTSPVPRHFVFRDEADDPPPRR, encoded by the coding sequence ATGCTCTCCTTCGACACGCCGACGCATCGCTTCCACCTGCGCGCCGCCGCCGTCATCCGCCAGGGCACGCGCGTGCTGCTCCACCGCCTGGAGTCAGACACCATCTGGGCGCTACCAGGCGGGCGCGTGGAGCCCGGAGAAGAATCCGCGGCCACCGTGCTCCGCGAGCTGCGAGAGGAATTGGGGCTCGAGGCCGCCGTGTGCCGTCTGCTGTGGGTGGCCGAGAACTTCTTCCCGCACGCGGGCCGCCACTACCACGAGCTCGGCATGTACTTCGAGGTCACCCTCCCAGACGACAGCCCCGTGTTGACCGGCCCCGGTCCGTACTTCGGCTCGGAGTCCGGGGTCGTGCTGAGATTCCAATGGTTCGCCCTCGAGGAACTCGAGCGACTCGACGTGCGCCCCGCCTTCCTCAAGCGCGCGTTGGGCTCGACCTCGCCAGTCCCCAGGCACTTCGTCTTCCGTGACGAAGCGGACGACCCGCCCCCCCGCCGTTGA
- a CDS encoding AraC family transcriptional regulator produces the protein MTPPELAGSVHAGAVRHLVEGAERAGLDVRPLLAGLDIPEAALTDLDGRVPLERYVALWKAASAHATSAPLGLVVGREHRPEYGGVLMYLLGHSATLEDGLTRVRRHQRLAHELFIPERVRDGDVVHFQRELPPAIAEVGALAEMLVMMWLTTARQLTGRDGWPREIEFQHACAFEPSVYSEAFHCPVRFERPRTRVSADPSVLDIPLRHADALLCAHLERHAAALLERVPGEEPLAHRVRGLLREELRGGDPSQERIARGLALGTRTLQRRLKDEGVAFNDLLDELRRELCLMHLKDQSLSVQQVAFLLGYAEPSGFYRAFRRWTGTTPQELRARQHSLRFTAGESRHASV, from the coding sequence GTGACGCCACCGGAGCTCGCGGGCAGCGTGCACGCCGGCGCGGTCCGGCACCTCGTGGAAGGGGCCGAGCGCGCTGGCCTGGATGTACGGCCGCTCCTGGCCGGACTGGACATCCCGGAAGCCGCGCTCACCGACCTGGACGGGCGCGTTCCCCTGGAGCGCTATGTGGCGCTGTGGAAGGCGGCCTCGGCGCACGCCACCTCCGCTCCCCTGGGCCTCGTCGTCGGCCGGGAGCACCGTCCCGAATACGGAGGGGTGCTCATGTACCTCCTGGGCCACAGCGCCACGCTGGAGGACGGACTGACGCGCGTGCGGCGCCACCAGCGTCTCGCCCATGAACTCTTCATCCCCGAGCGGGTACGGGACGGCGACGTCGTTCATTTCCAGCGGGAGCTGCCTCCGGCCATCGCGGAGGTGGGCGCCCTCGCCGAGATGCTCGTGATGATGTGGCTCACCACCGCCCGCCAGCTCACCGGAAGAGACGGCTGGCCGCGAGAGATCGAATTCCAACACGCGTGTGCCTTCGAGCCGAGCGTCTATTCCGAGGCCTTTCACTGTCCGGTGCGGTTCGAGCGGCCGAGGACGCGGGTGAGCGCCGATCCCTCGGTGCTCGACATACCGCTGCGCCACGCCGATGCCCTGCTGTGCGCCCACCTCGAGCGCCATGCCGCGGCGCTCCTCGAGCGCGTCCCAGGGGAGGAGCCCCTCGCCCACCGGGTGCGCGGCCTGTTGAGGGAGGAGCTGCGCGGCGGAGATCCCTCCCAGGAGCGCATCGCCAGAGGCCTCGCCCTGGGCACGCGAACCCTGCAACGCCGGCTCAAGGACGAGGGGGTCGCGTTCAACGATCTGCTCGACGAGCTGCGCAGGGAGCTGTGCCTGATGCACCTGAAGGATCAATCCCTCTCCGTGCAGCAGGTGGCGTTCCTCCTGGGGTACGCGGAGCCGAGCGGGTTCTACCGCGCGTTCCGCCGCTGGACGGGAACGACGCCGCAGGAACTGCGCGCCCGTCAGCACTCCCTCCGGTTCACGGCGGGCGAGTCACGCCACGCGTCCGTCTGA